AAGACAGAAAATAAATGTAAGCCCACTCTCTCGGTCCAATCCCGTTAAAAGCAACAGGCAAAAATCCTGCCATAGCCGCCATTGAATACGCCATAATATAGTAGCCTATCGGAATTGTAATTCCCATTGCGCTGCCTATAAGCATATGGATGCCCAAAACAAGCATATGATACAAAGTAGACCAGTAAATAGCTTTTACGACCAGTTTAGGATTGGACCAATAAGCCCTGATATCCCTTAACATGGTTCTTACCCATTTTTTTCTTTTAAAAAACTGCATCCAAAAAGTCGGGAACGCAGGAGTAACTATAAAAATTAAAATTGTCAAAAAGCTCATTAATATCTTAAATGCAACAGGAACAGGATTTCCTATAGGGGTAAACAACACTAATGCCCCTGCCCAGACTATAATTACGACACCTGAATATCTTTCTGCCAGTACTGAATATATTGCAGGAGCTTTTCTGCTTTGAAGATCGTGTTTAGAAAGATAATAAGCCTTTGAAATATCCCCGCCGACAGTTGTAGGCAGAAATAAATTAAAGAAAAGACCGACAAAGTAATAATCTATATATTCTTTTAATTTATTGCTAAATCCGGCGTTGTTTGCTATTAATTTCCATTTGTAAGCATTTAAAACCTGACAGAGCGTATAAATCAAAATTCCAATTATCAAAACTGTATGATTTGTTTTGATTAGTGAG
The genomic region above belongs to bacterium and contains:
- a CDS encoding lysylphosphatidylglycerol synthase transmembrane domain-containing protein yields the protein MSTKIRNKLLNLSARIAISIIILSLLFTKIDFNDIKNSLIKTNHTVLIIGILIYTLCQVLNAYKWKLIANNAGFSNKLKEYIDYYFVGLFFNLFLPTTVGGDISKAYYLSKHDLQSRKAPAIYSVLAERYSGVVIIVWAGALVLFTPIGNPVPVAFKILMSFLTILIFIVTPAFPTFWMQFFKRKKWVRTMLRDIRAYWSNPKLVVKAIYWSTLYHMLVLGIHMLIGSAMGITIPIGYYIMAYSMAAMAGFLPVAFNGIGPREWAYIYFLSFAGVKESDALIFSIFWFGIILSSSLFGAIFYLKGQLLPAPVEFDNDLDSDEEITTGTEIGESEIEPAI